GGATATCCTCCAGGCCCTCTACCTGATGATGGTGCAGATCAGGGAAAACCGTCCGGCGGTGGAGGTCCCGTATTCACGGGTCGTAAAGCCGGAAGGAAACCCTCTGGCGGTCCGGAAGCTCCAGGAGGTCTTTCAGCCCGCCGATGCACAGTGGCGCGGCCTGGGAGTGATTCCGGAGAGCGGGTTAGTGCTCCGGGAGCAATTTGTCCGCTACGACGCCATGCGGCAGTTTGACCTTTCGGTCGAAGAGAAACCCGACCCTCCCGGCTGCGAATGCGGTCTTATTCTCAAGGGATTGAAGAAACCCGCAGACTGCCCCCTGTTTGGCCGTGCCTGCCACCCCCGGCATCCCGTGGGTCCCTGCATGGTTTCGACCGAAGGCAGTTGCGCCGCAGCGTATAAGTATGGGAGAAGTTAAACTATGCAATGTTGCTGCTATACTATAAACGGCTTGGAACTGAACTTTTCCAGAGGAGTCAGGAGTCAGAATTCAGAAGAAGGTATGGGCCATCTTAAATAAGGAGTTCTTTTACCTTCTCCTGACTGCTGACTCCTGACTGCTGACTGCTGACTGCTGACTGCTGAGCAAAAAGTTCAATATTCACCCGTTCGCAGTATAGTATTACAACGAGACTTTTCTGTGGTGATAGAGGAATGGTCATAATACATCACCCCCACCCAGCCTCCCCCCTCAAAGGGGAGGAACATGGAGGCTCCCTCCCAAAGGGGAGGAGTTTAGAAGGCGACTCCCTTCCTCCTATGTGAGGGAAAAGGAAAAAGACCACATGTAGGTAGGGTGGGGCTGCTTTTTTACCCCACCAAATACCGCACGCGATCTGTTGGTCGAGCCTAACTGGCCGCAGATTTAGCGCGACGTATAATAAGCTATAAACTGGTGGATATATGTGGGTATAATAATGATTGATGTAAAGACGGCTGCAAACAAGGCTTACGAATATTTTCGTGATCTGTATGCTGATAAGGACTTTAGTGCGGTTCTCCTTGAAGAGGTCGAATTAACTGACGACCAGAATTTTTGGCTTATCACCCTGAGTTACTTGATGCCAGCTATGGATCCGCCTCAGTTGTTCGGTACCGCACCAAAACGTGCCTATAAGATATTTACCATAGACGCCAATACTGGCAAAGTTAAGTCCATGAAAATACGGACTATTAAATAACAATGAACTGGTTCTCTTGATCAGTCAAGGAATATGTATGGACGAAAAAAGAATCCTGCTATCTCATGGAAGCGGCGGCCTTATGAGCCGCGAGCTTATCGAGCGATACCTGGTCAATCGGTTTGAAAATCCGATGTTGAGCCTCATGAATGATCAGGCTGTTTTCCCCTCACCCTCCACCCGCCTGGCCTTTACCACTGATTCCTATGTCATCGATCCGATTTTTTTCCCCGGCGGGGATATCGGCAGGCTGGCGGTGTGCGGAACGGTAAATGATCTGGCCATGTCAGGGGCTGTACCCCTTTATCTCAGTTGCTCCCTGATCATCGAGGAGGGGTTTTTGTTTTCCGATCTGGAGCGAATTCTCTGCTCCATGAAAGAGGCCTGCGAGGAGGCGAAAGTACAGGTTGTCACCGGCGATACCAAGGTGGTGAACCGGGGCGGCATGGATAAGATTTTCATCAATACTTCCGGCGTGGGGGCCCTTGCCGACGGGCTTCACATCTGCGGTCACAGGGCGCAGACAGGGGACAAGGTGCTGGTGAGCGGCTTTTTGGGAGACCATGAAATCGCCGTTCTTTCGCGGCGAAAGAATCTGGAATTCATTACCCATGTGCTGAGTGACTCAAGCCCGCTGAATCTGGTGGTCGGGCCACTTGTCCAGCAGGGGCTGGGTCAGTACCTGCATGCCATGAGAGATCCCACCAGGGGCGGGCTGGCCACGGTCCTGAATGAAATCGCCGATCAGTCGCAGGTTGGCATTCTGATCGAGGAAGACCTTGTCCCTGTCCGGGATGAAGTCAGGGGAGCCTGTGAAATCATGGGCTTTGATCCCTTGTACCTGGCCAATGAGGGCAAACTGGTGGCTTTTGTGGACAGGGAAAAAGCCGGCGAAGTCCTCTCGGCAATGAGAAAAACCCGCTATGGCCGGGATGCCCGAATCATCGGAGAAGTCATGGCTGAGCCCAAAGGGGTGGTAACCCTGCGCACATCCATTGGCGGAACCAGAATCCTGGATATGCTGGCCACGGAGCAGCTTCCCCGGATCTGTTAGCATGTTCCGAAGGGCTGGATAGCAAAGCAAAGAGGTAGGATAATTTGAAAGCATACATAAAGACATTCGGCTGCCAGATGAACGAGCATGATTCCGAAAGGATGCGCGGGCTGCTGCTCAAGATGGGATATACGATGGCCTCTGACGAGGAGGAGGCTGACTTTATTCTGATCAATACCTGTAGCATCCGGGAAAAGGCGGAGCAGAAAGCCTTCAGTCACCTGGGGCGGCTGAAATTGATCAAATCCCGGAGGCCCGACCTGCGGATCGGCATCTGCGGCTGCATTGCCCAGCGGGAAGGCAGTCGCATCATCCGCCGGGCTCCTCACGTAGACCTGATATTCGGTACGAAAAATATCCACCGGCTCCCTCAACTGATTGAGAAAATGCTGGCCACGCGGTTCCGGGTGGTTGAAATTTCCGATGACCGTGAGCGCTGGCAGCAATTTGGCTGCGAGATCGAGCGGGACAATCGGGTCAGTGCCTGGGTCACTATTATGCAGGGGTGCAATAACTATTGCACCTATTGCGTTGTGCCCTATGTGCGGGGAGGCGAATGGAGCAGGCCTGCGGAAGATATCCTGGCCGAGATCACCGGGCTGGCTGCCCGTGGTTATAAAGAGGTGACTTTGCTCGGCCATAACGTCAACTCCTACGGCTGGAGGGGAGCGGGGCAGGAATTTGATTTCCCCAGGCTCATCCGGGCTATTGACAGGATACCGGGAATTGAAAGGATCCGCTTTACCACTTCTCATCCCAAGGACTTTTCCGAACGGCTGATAGAGGCCCTGGCGGATTGTCCGAAAGTTTGTGAGCATATTCATTTGCCTTTCCAATCCGGGTCGGATAAAATTTTAAAGAGCATGAATCGAAAATATACGGTGGCCGAATATCTGGATAAAGTGAACCTGCTGCGGGCCAGAATCCCCAAGGCTGGCATTACCAGCGATGTTATTGTGGGTTTCCCTGGAGAGGAGGAGGAGGATTTTCAGCAGACTTTGCACTTGATCGAGTCGGTTCAGTTTGAAGGGCTTTTCACTTTTCTCTATTCCAGGCGGCCTCAGACTGCTGCTGGAAATTTTCCCCGGCAAATACCGAATAATATAAAGCAAAAGCGGTTTGAAATCCTGCTGGAAATCCAAAACCGGATCAGCTCCGAACGGAATGAAAGTCTTGTGGGGACGCAGCAGGAGGTACTGGTTGAAGAGGGGATCACCGCACGGGACTCACAATCGGGGGAAGAAGGTCTCCTGCGCGGCAGGACCCGGATGAATAAGATCGTAGAGTTTACCGGCCGCCGCGATCAGATCGGGACGCTCCGGAAGATTGCAATCACCAGGGCGAACAGATTTAACCTGGAAGGGGTAATTGTTCCATAAAGAGCTTGATTTAT
This window of the bacterium genome carries:
- the miaB gene encoding tRNA (N6-isopentenyl adenosine(37)-C2)-methylthiotransferase MiaB, producing MKAYIKTFGCQMNEHDSERMRGLLLKMGYTMASDEEEADFILINTCSIREKAEQKAFSHLGRLKLIKSRRPDLRIGICGCIAQREGSRIIRRAPHVDLIFGTKNIHRLPQLIEKMLATRFRVVEISDDRERWQQFGCEIERDNRVSAWVTIMQGCNNYCTYCVVPYVRGGEWSRPAEDILAEITGLAARGYKEVTLLGHNVNSYGWRGAGQEFDFPRLIRAIDRIPGIERIRFTTSHPKDFSERLIEALADCPKVCEHIHLPFQSGSDKILKSMNRKYTVAEYLDKVNLLRARIPKAGITSDVIVGFPGEEEEDFQQTLHLIESVQFEGLFTFLYSRRPQTAAGNFPRQIPNNIKQKRFEILLEIQNRISSERNESLVGTQQEVLVEEGITARDSQSGEEGLLRGRTRMNKIVEFTGRRDQIGTLRKIAITRANRFNLEGVIVP
- the hypE gene encoding hydrogenase expression/formation protein HypE; translation: MDEKRILLSHGSGGLMSRELIERYLVNRFENPMLSLMNDQAVFPSPSTRLAFTTDSYVIDPIFFPGGDIGRLAVCGTVNDLAMSGAVPLYLSCSLIIEEGFLFSDLERILCSMKEACEEAKVQVVTGDTKVVNRGGMDKIFINTSGVGALADGLHICGHRAQTGDKVLVSGFLGDHEIAVLSRRKNLEFITHVLSDSSPLNLVVGPLVQQGLGQYLHAMRDPTRGGLATVLNEIADQSQVGILIEEDLVPVRDEVRGACEIMGFDPLYLANEGKLVAFVDREKAGEVLSAMRKTRYGRDARIIGEVMAEPKGVVTLRTSIGGTRILDMLATEQLPRIC